Proteins found in one Coleofasciculaceae cyanobacterium genomic segment:
- a CDS encoding SDR family NAD(P)-dependent oxidoreductase: MSDLKGKVALVTGATRGVGKGIAIGLGEAGATVYITGRSLNNSDALNELSGSLQETQLAVEQVGGKCISVQVDHSDDEQVRLLFERIDNEQGQLDLLVNNVFSGVQAIRDAYGKPFWQSEPALWDAVNNVGLRSHYVCSIFAARLMSDYPKGLLKDTASRRAASPLGHIAAGSLTDRQTGIICTISSWGGMSYIFGAAYGAGKSACDRLAADMAVELKPDNIASISIWPGIVGTEQIIDFAQQTDGDGQKTFGDGYNWETPLLTGRAIAALANDSSVMKYTGKVQIVAELAERYSLIDRDGDRPVSLRSLRFLLPATFPALRKYVWLIPNVKFPWFLLLWVMLKSPKI, encoded by the coding sequence ATGTCAGACCTTAAGGGAAAAGTAGCACTAGTCACGGGGGCAACCAGGGGAGTCGGCAAAGGAATTGCGATCGGTTTGGGAGAGGCTGGAGCAACGGTATACATTACAGGTCGTAGTCTGAATAACTCTGATGCGCTGAACGAATTATCAGGTAGTCTTCAAGAAACTCAATTAGCTGTTGAACAAGTCGGTGGTAAATGTATTTCTGTTCAAGTAGACCATAGCGACGATGAACAAGTACGTTTACTTTTTGAACGTATTGATAATGAACAAGGACAACTGGACTTATTAGTTAACAATGTCTTTTCAGGAGTGCAGGCAATTAGAGATGCCTACGGTAAGCCCTTTTGGCAATCTGAACCCGCTCTTTGGGATGCGGTTAATAATGTTGGTCTTCGTAGTCACTACGTTTGCAGTATCTTTGCCGCTCGTTTGATGAGCGATTACCCTAAAGGACTCCTAAAGGATACCGCTTCGCGACGCGCAGCTAGTCCTTTAGGGCATATAGCTGCGGGTAGCCTTACGGATCGCCAAACAGGAATTATTTGTACTATATCTTCCTGGGGGGGGATGTCTTATATTTTTGGTGCTGCTTATGGTGCGGGTAAATCAGCTTGCGATCGCCTGGCTGCGGATATGGCTGTAGAATTGAAACCAGATAATATTGCTTCTATTTCTATTTGGCCAGGTATTGTGGGAACAGAACAGATTATTGATTTTGCCCAACAAACCGATGGTGATGGTCAAAAAACTTTTGGCGATGGTTATAACTGGGAAACTCCCTTGCTAACTGGTAGAGCGATCGCTGCTTTGGCTAACGACTCCAGTGTGATGAAATATACGGGAAAAGTGCAGATTGTCGCCGAGCTGGCAGAAAGATATAGTCTAATAGACCGCGATGGCGATCGTCCTGTTTCTTTGCGCTCTTTGAGATTTTTACTGCCTGCTACTTTCCCTGCACTAAGAAAATATGTGTGGCTGATACCCAATGTTAAATTTCCCTGGTTTCTCTTGCTTTGGGTCATGCTGAAATCGCCTAAGATTTGA
- a CDS encoding alpha/beta hydrolase — MSQLNFGAIWQLWWLLPLMLSMLGIFLSIWVVVPPPTFSLLPFGVCAPEVSPWLVIINAIALVLAIVVPKSWWSNLIVICSLLGLTLSSVPLLQFPATNKRFATEIEKALGTDYLKNIPQALLAQMRSQPLAIADVFRGIPNPEVRINRGIIFASPDQIDLKLNLYRPLPSGKYPALIIIYGGAWRAGNPSDYEKFSIYLANQGYAVIAVDYRHAPQYRFPKQLEDVATALQYIQAHADDLEVNLDRMAIMGRSAGGHLATLTAYQQNALRFRAVVSYYGPVDLTEGYYNPPVPDPIDTTAVLENFLGGTPQELPELYQQASPINHIRHNLPPSLLVYAGRDHLVQAKFGRELYNKLKAADNRVALLEIPWAEHAFDAVFFGVSNQLALYYTERFLAGTLKSSVSLQPTTND, encoded by the coding sequence ATGTCTCAACTAAACTTTGGCGCAATTTGGCAGTTATGGTGGTTATTGCCCTTAATGTTGAGTATGTTGGGAATTTTTCTAAGTATTTGGGTGGTTGTTCCCCCTCCTACTTTTTCTTTACTTCCTTTTGGAGTATGCGCGCCAGAAGTAAGTCCTTGGCTAGTTATTATTAATGCGATCGCTCTTGTGTTGGCAATTGTCGTGCCAAAAAGTTGGTGGTCTAATCTTATTGTCATCTGTAGTTTACTTGGTTTGACTTTAAGTTCCGTGCCTTTGCTTCAGTTTCCTGCTACTAATAAAAGATTTGCCACTGAAATAGAAAAAGCTTTGGGTACAGACTACTTAAAAAATATTCCTCAAGCTTTACTAGCTCAAATGCGTTCTCAGCCATTAGCGATCGCCGATGTTTTTCGAGGTATCCCTAACCCAGAGGTTCGCATCAACAGAGGAATTATTTTTGCTAGTCCCGATCAAATTGACCTCAAACTAAATCTTTATCGCCCTCTGCCGTCAGGAAAGTATCCTGCCCTGATCATAATTTATGGTGGTGCTTGGAGAGCAGGGAACCCTAGTGATTATGAAAAATTTAGCATTTACCTGGCAAATCAGGGATATGCAGTGATTGCAGTTGATTATCGTCACGCGCCACAATATAGGTTTCCTAAGCAGCTTGAAGATGTGGCAACAGCTTTACAATATATTCAAGCTCATGCAGATGATTTAGAAGTCAATCTAGACAGAATGGCAATTATGGGTCGATCGGCAGGAGGACATCTAGCTACACTGACGGCATATCAGCAAAATGCTCTTCGGTTTCGAGCAGTAGTCAGCTATTACGGTCCTGTTGATTTAACCGAAGGATACTACAATCCGCCTGTTCCTGACCCGATTGACACTACAGCTGTACTAGAAAACTTTTTGGGCGGAACACCGCAAGAACTTCCAGAACTATATCAACAGGCTTCCCCAATCAACCATATTAGACATAATTTGCCTCCTTCTTTGCTAGTTTATGCAGGTCGCGATCACCTAGTACAAGCAAAGTTTGGGCGAGAGCTTTACAATAAATTAAAAGCAGCCGACAATCGCGTTGCTTTGTTAGAAATTCCTTGGGCGGAACACGCCTTTGATGCGGTTTTTTTTGGGGTCAGTAATCAGCTTGCTTTATATTATACGGAACGTTTTCTGGCAGGGACTCTAAAATCCTCGGTGTCACTCCAGCCAACAACCAACGACTAA
- a CDS encoding NAD(P)/FAD-dependent oxidoreductase — MSREYFDIVIVGAGLSGVGTAYHLQKSCPGKSYVILEGRNSMGGTWDLFRYPGVRSDSEMYTLGYNFKPWRQAQSIADGASILKYVQETANENGIEQHIRYGHVVKKANWLSTDATWTIETENKTTGATVCFSCNFLMMCSGYYSYAKGYTPEFKSRDCFKGELVHPQKWPEELNYDNKKVVVIGSGATAISLVPEIAKNAAHVVMLQRSPTYILSRPEQDAIANFLRQILPERIAYAIIRWKYIAFQQFFYHRARTAPNKVKRTLLKMVRQELGSDYDIETHFTPRYDPWDQRLCLVPDSDLFQSIQSGKASVVTDQIDTFTQKGILLKSGKEIEADIIVTATGLNLVVLGGVEFTVDANPVNFDQTYTYKGIMYSDVPNLASIFGYINASWTLRADLIAEYICRLINHLENLGVRQCTPRLRDEDLNMSARPFIENFSSGYLQRLMHLLPKQGDREPWTNIQNYQYDKKMFRHGSIDDGVLVFSNPDPAVGKS, encoded by the coding sequence ATGTCCAGAGAATATTTCGACATCGTAATTGTCGGAGCAGGACTATCAGGCGTAGGTACAGCTTACCATTTACAGAAAAGTTGCCCTGGTAAAAGTTATGTAATTCTAGAAGGTCGAAACTCAATGGGGGGGACTTGGGATCTTTTTCGCTACCCAGGTGTTCGCTCTGATAGTGAGATGTACACTTTGGGTTACAATTTCAAACCTTGGCGTCAAGCACAAAGTATTGCCGACGGTGCGTCGATTTTGAAATATGTGCAAGAGACGGCTAACGAAAACGGTATTGAGCAACACATCCGCTACGGTCACGTTGTCAAAAAAGCTAATTGGTTGAGTACAGATGCCACTTGGACTATTGAAACCGAAAACAAAACTACGGGAGCAACCGTGTGCTTTAGCTGCAATTTCCTGATGATGTGTTCTGGCTACTACAGTTACGCCAAAGGCTATACTCCTGAATTTAAATCCCGCGATTGCTTTAAAGGAGAGCTAGTTCATCCTCAAAAATGGCCTGAAGAACTCAATTATGACAATAAGAAGGTAGTTGTCATTGGCTCTGGAGCAACTGCGATTAGCTTAGTGCCAGAAATAGCTAAGAATGCAGCTCATGTGGTGATGCTACAACGATCTCCGACCTATATTTTGTCACGTCCAGAGCAGGACGCGATCGCCAATTTTCTGCGCCAGATCCTGCCTGAACGGATAGCCTATGCGATTATACGTTGGAAATATATAGCATTTCAGCAATTCTTTTATCATCGCGCACGCACTGCGCCAAACAAGGTAAAGCGTACGCTGCTTAAAATGGTACGCCAAGAATTGGGGTCAGACTATGATATTGAAACCCATTTCACGCCACGCTATGATCCTTGGGATCAACGTCTTTGCCTGGTGCCAGATAGTGACCTGTTTCAATCTATTCAGTCGGGCAAAGCTTCCGTCGTTACCGATCAGATTGACACCTTTACCCAAAAAGGGATTCTGCTTAAGTCGGGCAAAGAAATTGAAGCTGACATCATTGTCACGGCAACGGGACTTAATCTGGTCGTGCTTGGTGGGGTTGAATTTACCGTGGATGCCAATCCAGTCAATTTTGACCAAACTTACACCTACAAAGGCATTATGTATTCGGATGTACCAAATCTGGCTTCTATTTTTGGGTATATAAATGCTTCTTGGACTTTGCGCGCCGATCTTATCGCAGAATATATCTGCCGATTGATTAATCACCTGGAGAATCTCGGGGTGCGCCAGTGTACTCCGCGCTTGAGAGATGAGGATCTTAATATGTCGGCGCGACCATTTATTGAAAATTTCTCTTCTGGCTATCTACAACGATTGATGCACTTACTGCCTAAGCAGGGCGATCGCGAACCCTGGACTAATATACAAAATTACCAGTACGACAAAAAAATGTTTCGTCATGGGTCAATCGATGATGGGGTTCTCGTGTTTAGTAATCCTGACCCAGCGGTTGGCAAATCATAG
- a CDS encoding GDSL-type esterase/lipase family protein → MQTIFTTNSSFSTSNNKILQEKLRRKQPLKVIALGDSLIYGFGDFVGGGWVERLRREWMSPEGAGHVLYNLGVRGDRTKQVAIRLEQEFNCRGELRNHVPDLILLSVGVNDSARISKPTGKLYTDMESFREQIAHLLDVAQNLCPVLFIGMTPVDETKMPFMDCLYYNHLDQYRYKEATLQACQQRDIPYLDIFDLWLSRGNNWINSQLGEDGLHPNVTGYQTLLADIMAWSSID, encoded by the coding sequence ATGCAAACCATCTTTACCACTAACTCCAGCTTCAGTACTAGTAATAATAAGATATTGCAGGAAAAGCTAAGGCGCAAACAGCCTTTAAAAGTTATTGCTTTGGGAGATAGTTTAATTTATGGGTTTGGAGATTTTGTTGGTGGAGGCTGGGTAGAAAGGCTACGTCGAGAATGGATGTCTCCTGAAGGCGCAGGTCATGTATTGTATAACCTTGGGGTAAGAGGCGATCGCACTAAGCAAGTTGCGATTAGATTAGAGCAAGAATTTAATTGTCGTGGGGAATTACGTAACCATGTACCAGACTTGATTTTACTCTCAGTTGGCGTTAACGATTCAGCTCGCATCAGCAAGCCAACAGGCAAGCTATATACAGATATGGAAAGCTTTCGAGAACAGATCGCTCATCTACTCGATGTTGCTCAAAATCTTTGTCCTGTCTTGTTTATTGGCATGACTCCAGTGGATGAAACTAAAATGCCCTTTATGGATTGTCTTTACTACAATCACCTAGATCAATATCGTTACAAAGAAGCAACTCTACAAGCTTGTCAACAAAGAGATATTCCCTATCTTGATATTTTCGATCTTTGGTTATCTAGAGGTAACAACTGGATTAATTCTCAATTGGGTGAAGATGGCTTGCATCCTAACGTGACTGGTTATCAAACTTTGTTGGCCGATATTATGGCGTGGAGCTCGATTGATTAA
- the ispE gene encoding 4-(cytidine 5'-diphospho)-2-C-methyl-D-erythritol kinase: MLVDNCQKIILLADKILSVPIAVKSLYSKSGEYIVLGDMQSYSLIAPAKINLYLEIIGHRPDGFHELVMILQSVELADRLDIQSSGTQKIYIYCDHPQVPTDETNLAYRAAQLMCDVFPEMHANYGGVSIRITKNIPVAAGLAGGSGNAAAVLVGINLLWKLGLTQPELQDLAAKLGSDIPFCVTGGTAIATGRGEKLDEIRHLSNIWLILAKYENLSVSTPWAYQTYRQQYSDTYISDAARIKSRTAKISSSPLVEAITQQNQQKIGKLLHNDLEKVVLPRYPQVAKLKSAFAAQDVLGTMMSGSGPTVFALCESETKAIAVQRQVRTQIRDPQLKFWLTKVSTSGIQIKP, from the coding sequence TTGCTTGTAGATAATTGTCAAAAGATAATTTTACTGGCAGATAAAATATTATCTGTCCCGATCGCAGTAAAATCGCTATATAGTAAGTCAGGTGAGTATATTGTTTTAGGTGATATGCAGTCTTATTCCTTAATTGCGCCAGCCAAAATCAATCTTTATCTAGAAATAATTGGCCATCGCCCTGACGGCTTTCATGAACTGGTCATGATTTTACAAAGCGTAGAATTGGCAGATCGCTTAGATATTCAATCCAGCGGTACTCAGAAGATTTATATCTATTGCGATCACCCTCAAGTCCCAACGGATGAGACTAATTTAGCCTATCGTGCTGCCCAGTTAATGTGCGATGTTTTTCCTGAAATGCACGCTAACTATGGTGGCGTTAGTATCAGAATTACTAAAAATATACCTGTGGCTGCGGGTTTAGCGGGAGGATCGGGTAACGCTGCTGCGGTATTGGTAGGAATTAATTTACTGTGGAAATTGGGATTGACTCAACCTGAATTGCAAGATTTGGCAGCCAAGTTAGGTTCGGATATTCCTTTTTGTGTTACTGGTGGAACGGCGATCGCCACAGGAAGAGGCGAGAAACTCGATGAAATTAGGCATTTAAGCAATATTTGGCTAATTCTAGCTAAATATGAGAATCTTAGCGTTTCTACTCCTTGGGCATATCAAACCTATCGCCAGCAATATAGCGATACTTACATTTCTGATGCAGCGAGAATTAAGTCTCGCACCGCTAAAATTAGTTCTAGTCCTTTAGTTGAGGCAATTACCCAGCAAAACCAGCAAAAAATCGGCAAACTACTCCATAACGATTTAGAAAAAGTAGTCTTGCCCAGGTATCCCCAGGTAGCAAAGTTAAAATCGGCTTTTGCTGCGCAAGATGTTTTGGGAACAATGATGTCGGGATCTGGCCCGACAGTGTTTGCCCTGTGTGAATCAGAAACAAAAGCGATCGCTGTTCAACGTCAGGTAAGAACTCAAATTCGCGATCCTCAGCTTAAATTTTGGCTAACTAAGGTTTCTACTAGCGGAATTCAAATTAAGCCATAG